A single window of Brevundimonas vitisensis DNA harbors:
- a CDS encoding GNAT family N-acetyltransferase encodes MRGLKVEIVGVEALTQDDWALWSRIQSDEPDLISPYFWPQFTRVAAEVCPGAAVAVFRRGTQTIGYFPHQRRSGTMQPLAAPMNDYHGIIARAADRPSLDEAATLLNAPRLTVGGWVGHGEVGQARRTVQVQLPDGDYAAWYSERRKSHAKFFKDKERARRSMEAELGPIEVKRGLRDPELLDQLIALKRDQYRRTGRHDIFACGWTADLLHRLMAQPEGGLGASMAGLWAGGRLCAMEYSMHAGDQYHFWFPGYFPELARCSPGILLSMDTMQMAGAAGYRTFDFGFEGEHYKKYFCNAEREVREAVILRPGLGASVSQAAVGLLNVAGAGRGEQLRNSVRRRWAAIEACEVTPMARARGAVNAAQAALAKVSRPSHA; translated from the coding sequence ATGCGCGGGCTGAAAGTCGAAATTGTCGGCGTGGAGGCCCTGACTCAGGACGACTGGGCTCTTTGGTCCCGGATTCAGTCCGACGAGCCGGACCTGATTAGTCCTTACTTCTGGCCGCAGTTCACGCGCGTGGCGGCAGAGGTCTGCCCAGGCGCCGCCGTCGCCGTGTTTCGGCGCGGAACACAGACGATCGGATATTTCCCCCATCAGCGACGCAGCGGCACGATGCAACCGCTGGCCGCACCGATGAACGACTATCACGGCATTATCGCGCGCGCCGCCGATCGACCGAGTTTGGACGAGGCGGCGACGCTGCTGAATGCGCCGCGACTGACGGTCGGAGGCTGGGTGGGTCACGGCGAAGTCGGTCAGGCGCGGCGGACGGTCCAGGTCCAACTGCCCGACGGCGACTATGCCGCCTGGTATTCGGAGCGTCGCAAGAGCCACGCCAAATTCTTCAAGGACAAGGAGCGGGCACGTCGTAGTATGGAGGCCGAACTAGGCCCCATAGAAGTGAAGCGAGGCCTGCGTGATCCCGAGCTGCTGGACCAGCTCATTGCGCTGAAGCGGGATCAGTATCGCCGTACCGGCCGCCATGACATATTCGCCTGCGGCTGGACCGCTGATCTGCTTCACCGCCTGATGGCTCAGCCGGAAGGTGGGCTGGGTGCCTCCATGGCCGGGCTTTGGGCGGGGGGGCGGCTGTGCGCCATGGAGTATTCCATGCACGCAGGCGACCAGTATCACTTCTGGTTCCCCGGCTATTTTCCGGAATTGGCCCGCTGTTCGCCCGGCATCCTGCTGAGCATGGATACCATGCAGATGGCGGGGGCGGCCGGATACCGGACCTTCGACTTCGGTTTCGAGGGCGAGCACTACAAGAAATATTTCTGCAATGCCGAGCGCGAGGTGCGCGAGGCCGTCATCCTGCGCCCCGGCCTCGGTGCCTCGGTCAGTCAGGCGGCTGTCGGCCTCTTGAATGTGGCCGGAGCCGGCCGCGGCGAACAGCTGCGTAACAGTGTCCGCCGCCGATGGGCTGCGATCGAGGCCTGTGAGGTTACGCCCATGGCGCGCGCCCGGGGAGCGGTGAATGCGGCCCAGGCTGCCCTGGCCAAGGTCTCGCGTCCCTCTCATGCGTGA
- a CDS encoding cupin-like domain-containing protein has product MSRTRYPGPVTEAKVHPHRLVEQGFASDEVLAGILDRYPAELFDINLYDYDAEGQVSLRTGARGRLSGSDLLAAIQQGRLWVNLRGVETAWPELWAAAMADFHAIQATYPGMKAVTNAGQLILSSPAARVPYHFDAAGVVLFHLRGRKRLFVYPGDEAHLAEVDMENVVARQTTEELPYTLAFEPDAQIVDLEPGQALTWPLYAPHRVENLDRFCVSLSMDYQTWPSRWRNGALYTNAVLRRAGRRPRQTDSMAVPELAARWAASLALKRAGALKSRIATLERDFEPQVGSTDGARALR; this is encoded by the coding sequence ATGAGCCGTACCCGTTATCCCGGTCCGGTCACCGAGGCCAAGGTCCATCCCCACCGCCTGGTAGAGCAAGGGTTCGCCTCGGACGAGGTGCTGGCCGGTATTCTGGATCGCTATCCAGCCGAACTGTTCGACATCAACCTCTACGACTACGACGCCGAGGGGCAGGTGTCGCTGCGAACGGGAGCAAGGGGCCGATTGAGCGGATCGGATCTTCTGGCGGCCATCCAGCAAGGGCGCCTGTGGGTCAATCTGAGGGGAGTCGAGACGGCCTGGCCCGAGTTGTGGGCCGCCGCCATGGCCGACTTCCACGCCATCCAGGCGACCTATCCCGGCATGAAGGCGGTGACGAATGCGGGGCAGCTGATCCTGTCGTCACCGGCGGCGCGGGTTCCCTATCATTTCGATGCCGCAGGCGTGGTTCTGTTTCATCTGCGTGGGCGCAAGCGGCTGTTCGTCTATCCAGGCGACGAGGCCCACCTGGCCGAGGTCGACATGGAGAATGTCGTGGCCCGGCAGACGACCGAAGAGCTCCCCTATACCCTCGCGTTCGAACCGGACGCTCAGATCGTGGACCTTGAGCCCGGTCAGGCCCTGACCTGGCCGCTCTATGCGCCGCATCGGGTCGAGAACCTGGATCGGTTCTGCGTCTCCCTGTCGATGGACTACCAGACCTGGCCCTCGCGCTGGCGAAACGGAGCCCTCTATACAAATGCGGTCCTGCGCCGCGCCGGGAGGCGTCCGCGCCAGACAGACTCCATGGCGGTGCCCGAGTTGGCCGCCCGCTGGGCCGCTTCCTTGGCGTTGAAAAGGGCCGGGGCGCTGAAAAGCCGGATCGCGACCTTGGAGCGCGACTTCGAACCTCAGGTCGGCTCGACGGATGGCGCGCGAGCGCTTCGTTAA
- a CDS encoding GIN domain-containing protein codes for MKLAIAAVAMLATAAAAAPAAAQDVKIENAVARVVVIVEDRADVGVEIEQGRSALPAVRVTRRGDAVRIDGGLDRNAVRDCRAGPDNARQPGQGASVEVRRMGRIRLEDAPLIVIRSPRSVEVAAGEGVFGSVGRGATSVDLASGGCGDWTVANVDGNVDVSLGGSGTVRLGTSRSLDVALGGSGDMIAGRTGAFELAVGGAGEVQLARVDGPVDIAIGGSGDVTIRNGSSDDFSVSIAGSGNVDFGGTARDVSVSIAGSGDVRVARATGNVARSVIGSGDIRIGR; via the coding sequence ATGAAGCTCGCCATTGCCGCCGTCGCCATGCTGGCCACCGCCGCCGCTGCGGCCCCAGCCGCTGCCCAGGACGTCAAGATCGAGAACGCTGTCGCGCGGGTCGTCGTCATTGTGGAGGATCGGGCCGACGTCGGGGTCGAGATCGAACAGGGGCGGTCGGCGCTGCCGGCGGTACGTGTCACACGACGCGGCGATGCCGTGCGTATCGACGGCGGTCTGGATCGCAATGCCGTCCGGGATTGCCGCGCAGGCCCGGACAATGCGCGTCAACCGGGGCAGGGGGCCTCTGTCGAGGTGCGCCGCATGGGCCGCATTCGCCTGGAAGACGCCCCCTTGATCGTGATCCGTAGTCCGCGATCGGTCGAGGTCGCCGCGGGGGAGGGGGTGTTCGGCTCGGTGGGCCGTGGTGCGACCTCGGTCGACCTGGCGTCTGGTGGCTGTGGCGACTGGACCGTGGCCAATGTGGACGGCAACGTCGACGTCAGCCTTGGAGGCTCCGGAACCGTCCGTCTGGGCACCAGCCGGTCGCTCGACGTGGCGCTCGGCGGGTCGGGCGACATGATTGCGGGCCGGACGGGCGCGTTCGAACTCGCGGTCGGCGGAGCAGGTGAGGTCCAACTGGCAAGGGTCGACGGGCCCGTGGATATCGCCATCGGCGGCTCGGGCGACGTGACCATCCGTAACGGCAGCAGCGACGACTTCAGCGTCTCCATCGCCGGGTCAGGCAATGTGGATTTCGGCGGCACGGCGCGTGATGTCAGTGTTTCCATCGCAGGCTCGGGCGATGTCCGCGTGGCGCGGGCCACCGGCAACGTCGCCCGCAGCGTGATCGGTTCGGGCGACATCAGAATCGGGCGCTGA
- the rpsJ gene encoding 30S ribosomal protein S10, with protein sequence MDQSIRIRLKAFDHRVLDFSTREIVNTAKRTGATVRGPIPLPTLIEKFTVNRSPHVDKKSREQFEIRTHKRVLDIVDPTPQTVDALMKLDLSAGVDVEIKI encoded by the coding sequence ATGGATCAGAGCATCCGCATCAGGCTGAAGGCCTTCGATCACCGCGTCCTCGATTTTTCGACGCGCGAGATCGTCAATACCGCCAAGCGCACCGGCGCGACCGTTCGCGGTCCGATCCCGTTGCCCACCCTGATCGAAAAATTCACCGTGAACCGCTCGCCGCACGTCGATAAGAAGTCGCGCGAGCAGTTTGAAATCCGCACGCATAAGCGCGTGCTCGACATCGTCGACCCCACCCCGCAGACCGTGGACGCGCTCATGAAGCTCGACCTGTCCGCCGGCGTGGACGTCGAGATCAAGATTTAA
- the rplC gene encoding 50S ribosomal protein L3 — protein MRTSALRTGVIAKKLGMTRVFAEDGAHVPVTVLQLDGCQVVGQRTQERDGYVALQLGAGAKKAKNTNKAQREAFAKLEVEPKAHVTEFRVSEDALLDIGSELSADHFVAGQKVDIQGPTIGKGFAGAMKRWNFGGLRATHGVSVSHRSHGSTGNRQDPGRTFPGKKMAGHLGQETVTTQNLTVFRVDAERGLILIKGSVPGHDGTWVKVRDAIKKARPEEAPFPGGLKSAKATTEDTAPAAETPAEETAAVETTEGGEA, from the coding sequence ATGCGCACATCAGCGCTACGAACGGGCGTGATCGCCAAGAAGCTGGGAATGACGCGTGTCTTCGCTGAAGACGGCGCGCATGTCCCGGTCACCGTCCTTCAGTTGGACGGTTGTCAGGTCGTGGGCCAGCGTACTCAGGAGCGGGACGGCTACGTCGCCCTGCAACTCGGTGCCGGCGCCAAAAAGGCCAAGAACACCAACAAGGCTCAGCGCGAAGCTTTCGCCAAGCTTGAGGTGGAGCCCAAGGCTCACGTGACCGAGTTCCGGGTGTCGGAAGACGCCCTGCTGGACATCGGTTCCGAGCTCTCGGCCGACCACTTCGTCGCCGGCCAGAAGGTCGACATCCAGGGCCCGACCATTGGTAAGGGCTTTGCTGGTGCCATGAAGCGCTGGAACTTCGGCGGTCTGCGGGCCACCCACGGTGTTTCGGTCTCGCACCGTTCGCACGGCTCCACGGGTAACCGTCAGGATCCGGGCCGCACCTTCCCCGGCAAGAAGATGGCCGGTCACCTGGGTCAGGAAACTGTCACCACCCAGAACCTGACCGTTTTCCGCGTCGACGCTGAGCGTGGCCTGATCCTGATCAAGGGTTCGGTCCCCGGCCACGACGGCACCTGGGTTAAGGTCCGTGACGCCATCAAGAAGGCGCGTCCGGAAGAGGCTCCGTTCCCTGGCGGCCTGAAGTCGGCCAAGGCGACGACCGAAGACACGGCTCCGGCGGCGGAAACGCCTGCCGAGGAGACCGCGGCGGTCGAAACCACCGAAGGCGGTGAAGCGTAA
- the rplD gene encoding 50S ribosomal protein L4 has translation MKLSVINLDGKAAGDVELSDVVFGITDIRGDILARYVNWQLAKRRAGTHKVQTRNENSRTGKKMYKQKGTGGARHGSRRAPQFVGGSRAFGPVVRDHGFSLPKKVRALALRHALSSKAKSGDLVVVDSLTLKDAKTAGLRETFGKLGWTKTLIIAGPEVDTNFGLAARNIPLVDVLPNAGLNVYDILRAQKLVLTKAAVDAIEANYADHKPSRREQAAKEAA, from the coding sequence ATGAAACTCTCGGTCATCAATCTCGACGGCAAGGCCGCCGGTGACGTCGAGCTGTCGGATGTCGTTTTCGGCATCACCGACATCCGCGGCGACATCCTGGCCCGTTACGTCAACTGGCAGCTGGCCAAGCGCCGTGCCGGCACTCACAAGGTTCAGACCCGGAACGAGAACTCTCGCACCGGCAAGAAGATGTACAAGCAGAAGGGCACCGGCGGCGCTCGTCACGGCTCGCGTCGTGCGCCCCAGTTCGTCGGTGGCTCGCGTGCCTTTGGCCCCGTCGTTCGCGACCACGGCTTCTCGCTGCCCAAGAAGGTCCGCGCCCTGGCCCTGCGCCACGCGCTGTCCTCCAAGGCCAAGTCAGGCGACCTGGTTGTCGTCGACAGCCTGACCCTGAAGGACGCCAAGACCGCCGGTCTGCGCGAAACCTTCGGCAAGCTGGGCTGGACGAAGACGCTGATCATCGCCGGACCGGAAGTCGACACGAACTTCGGTCTCGCCGCCCGCAACATCCCGCTGGTGGACGTGCTGCCGAACGCCGGCCTGAACGTCTATGACATCCTGCGCGCGCAGAAGCTGGTGCTGACCAAGGCCGCCGTGGACGCCATCGAGGCGAACTACGCGGACCACAAGCCCTCGCGTCGCGAGCAAGCTGCGAAGGAGGCCGCATAA
- a CDS encoding 50S ribosomal protein L23: MAASIRHYDTILAPVITEKATILSEQNKVVFRVADKATKDEIAAAVEALFKVNVLKVNTLVQKGKTKRFRGIMGRRVDIKKAIVTLADGQSIDVTTGL, translated from the coding sequence GTGGCGGCTTCGATCCGTCACTACGACACCATCCTGGCTCCGGTGATCACCGAAAAGGCCACGATCCTGTCGGAGCAGAACAAGGTCGTCTTCCGCGTTGCGGACAAGGCCACCAAGGATGAGATCGCTGCGGCGGTCGAGGCCCTGTTCAAAGTCAACGTCCTGAAGGTCAACACCCTGGTTCAAAAGGGCAAGACCAAGCGGTTCCGTGGCATCATGGGACGCCGGGTCGACATCAAAAAAGCGATCGTGACGCTGGCCGACGGCCAGTCGATCGACGTCACCACGGGGCTCTGA
- the rplB gene encoding 50S ribosomal protein L2 codes for MALKTFNPTSPGRRALVLVDRSELHKGRPEKSLVEGLTKSGGRGQGGRIAVRFRGGGAKRLYRKIDFKRRKFDVVGTVERLEYDPNRTAFIALVNYADGEKTYIIAPQRLKAGDTIIAGEKVDVKPGNCMPLRSIPVGTIIHNVEMKPGKGAQLARSAGAYAQLVGRDQGYAQIRLGSGELRMVLDACLATVGAVSNQDHMNQNLGKAGRKRHMGFRPHVRGVAMNPIDHPHGGGEGRTSGGRTPVTPWGKDTKGTRTRKNKATDKFIIRTRHVKKAR; via the coding sequence ATGGCTCTGAAGACATTCAATCCGACGTCGCCCGGCCGCCGCGCCCTGGTGCTGGTCGACCGTTCCGAGCTCCACAAGGGCCGCCCGGAGAAGTCGCTGGTCGAGGGCCTGACCAAGTCCGGCGGACGTGGCCAGGGTGGCCGTATTGCCGTCCGTTTCCGCGGCGGTGGTGCCAAGCGCCTGTATCGCAAGATCGACTTCAAGCGTCGCAAGTTCGACGTGGTCGGCACGGTCGAGCGTCTGGAATACGATCCCAACCGCACGGCCTTCATCGCCCTGGTCAACTATGCCGACGGCGAGAAGACCTACATCATCGCGCCGCAGCGTCTTAAGGCTGGCGACACGATCATCGCGGGCGAAAAGGTCGACGTGAAGCCGGGCAACTGCATGCCCCTGCGTTCGATCCCGGTCGGCACCATCATCCACAATGTGGAGATGAAGCCTGGCAAGGGTGCTCAGCTGGCCCGCTCGGCCGGTGCCTATGCCCAGCTGGTCGGTCGCGATCAGGGCTATGCCCAGATCCGCCTCGGCTCTGGTGAGCTGCGCATGGTTCTGGACGCGTGCCTGGCCACGGTCGGTGCGGTCTCGAACCAGGACCACATGAACCAGAACCTGGGCAAGGCCGGCCGCAAGCGTCACATGGGCTTCCGTCCGCACGTGCGCGGTGTCGCCATGAACCCGATCGACCACCCGCACGGTGGTGGTGAAGGCCGGACCTCGGGTGGTCGTACCCCGGTCACGCCGTGGGGCAAGGACACCAAGGGTACTCGCACCCGCAAGAACAAGGCGACGGACAAGTTCATCATCCGTACTCGCCACGTTAAGAAGGCTCGCTAA
- the rpsS gene encoding 30S ribosomal protein S19, producing MARSSWKGPFVDGYLLKKADAVQSSGRKDVIKTWSRRSTILPQFVGLTFGVHNGLKHVPVSVSEEMVGMKFGEFAPTRNFPGHAADKKAKRK from the coding sequence ATGGCTCGCTCCTCCTGGAAAGGCCCGTTTGTCGACGGGTATCTGCTCAAGAAGGCCGACGCCGTTCAGTCGTCGGGCCGCAAGGACGTGATCAAGACCTGGTCGCGCCGCTCAACCATCCTGCCGCAGTTCGTCGGTCTGACGTTCGGTGTGCACAACGGCCTGAAGCACGTGCCGGTCTCCGTCTCGGAAGAGATGGTCGGCATGAAGTTTGGCGAGTTCGCGCCGACCCGGAACTTCCCGGGTCACGCCGCGGACAAGAAGGCCAAAAGGAAGTAA
- the rplV gene encoding 50S ribosomal protein L22 — translation MAQTKNPRRVAPTEARAKLVNVRISPQKLNLVAQSIRGLPVQKALNELEFSRKRIATDVRKVLYSAVSNAENNHNFDIDNLVVAEAFVGKNLVMKRFASRARGRSSRILKPFAEITIVVREAGEAA, via the coding sequence ATGGCCCAGACAAAAAACCCGCGTCGGGTCGCCCCGACCGAAGCCCGCGCCAAGCTGGTCAACGTCCGCATCAGCCCTCAGAAGCTGAATCTGGTCGCCCAGTCGATCCGCGGCCTGCCGGTGCAGAAGGCGCTGAACGAGCTGGAATTCAGCCGTAAGCGCATCGCCACCGACGTTCGCAAGGTCCTGTATTCGGCTGTCTCCAATGCCGAGAACAACCACAACTTCGACATCGACAATCTGGTCGTTGCCGAAGCCTTCGTGGGCAAGAACCTGGTGATGAAGCGTTTCGCGAGCCGTGCTCGTGGCCGTTCGTCGCGCATCCTGAAACCTTTCGCTGAGATCACCATCGTGGTCCGTGAAGCCGGCGAGGCCGCCTGA
- the rpsC gene encoding 30S ribosomal protein S3 has protein sequence MGQKVNPIGLRLGVNRTWDSRWFAGGADYARLLHQDLKLREYLRERLSGAGVSRIIIERPHKKCRVTIYAARPGVVIGKKGADIDKLRKDISAMTEGEVHLNLVEVRKPETDAQLIAENIAQQLERRVAFRRAMKRSMQSAMRLGAKGVRINVSGRLGGAEIARMEWYREGRVPLHTLRADIDYGFYEAKTTYGIIGVKVWVFKGEVLEHDPMAQDKRWAQEASGPSSSEGRERGGPRGDRGPRRDRGRES, from the coding sequence ATGGGTCAGAAAGTCAATCCGATCGGTCTGCGCCTCGGCGTCAACCGCACCTGGGACAGCCGCTGGTTCGCCGGTGGGGCCGATTACGCCCGCCTGCTGCACCAGGACCTGAAGCTGCGCGAGTATCTGCGTGAGCGCCTGTCGGGTGCTGGCGTGTCGCGCATCATCATCGAGCGTCCGCACAAGAAGTGCCGCGTGACGATCTATGCCGCCCGTCCGGGCGTCGTGATCGGCAAGAAGGGCGCGGACATCGACAAGCTGCGCAAGGACATCTCGGCCATGACCGAAGGCGAGGTTCACCTGAACCTGGTCGAGGTCCGCAAGCCCGAGACCGACGCTCAGCTGATCGCCGAGAACATTGCCCAGCAGCTGGAGCGCCGTGTGGCCTTCCGCCGGGCGATGAAGCGCTCGATGCAGTCGGCCATGCGTCTGGGTGCCAAGGGTGTCCGGATCAATGTGTCGGGTCGTTTGGGCGGTGCCGAAATCGCGCGCATGGAGTGGTATCGCGAAGGTCGCGTGCCGCTGCACACCCTGCGCGCCGACATCGACTATGGCTTCTATGAAGCCAAGACGACCTACGGAATCATCGGCGTGAAGGTCTGGGTCTTCAAGGGTGAAGTGCTGGAGCACGACCCGATGGCCCAGGACAAGCGTTGGGCCCAGGAAGCGTCCGGTCCTTCGTCGAGCGAAGGCCGCGAGCGTGGTGGCCCCCGCGGCGACCGCGGTCCGCGTCGTGATCGGGGACGTGAGAGCTAA
- the rplP gene encoding 50S ribosomal protein L16 → MLQPKKTKYRKAFKGRIHGAAKGGFSLNFGSYGLKTLEPERITARQIEAARRAITRQMKRQGRVWIRVFPDVPVSGKPAEVRMGKGKGAVDHWAARCHPGRILFEIDGVADDIAREALRLGAAKLPVRTKVVTRLDAGIAHVEQAA, encoded by the coding sequence ATGCTGCAGCCGAAGAAAACCAAGTACCGGAAGGCCTTCAAGGGCCGTATCCACGGTGCCGCCAAGGGTGGCTTCTCGCTTAACTTCGGGTCCTATGGCCTGAAGACGCTGGAGCCGGAACGCATCACCGCGCGTCAGATCGAGGCGGCCCGCCGCGCGATCACCCGCCAGATGAAGCGTCAGGGCCGCGTCTGGATCCGCGTCTTCCCGGACGTGCCCGTCTCGGGCAAGCCTGCCGAAGTCCGTATGGGTAAGGGCAAGGGCGCGGTGGATCACTGGGCGGCGCGCTGCCACCCGGGCCGTATCCTGTTCGAAATCGACGGCGTCGCCGATGACATCGCCCGCGAGGCGCTGCGTCTGGGGGCCGCCAAGCTGCCGGTCCGCACCAAGGTGGTCACTCGCCTGGACGCCGGTATCGCTCACGTGGAGCAAGCTGCCTGA
- the rpmC gene encoding 50S ribosomal protein L29, with the protein MTKIADLRSQTPDQLGEQLLSLKKEQFNLRFQAATGQMEKTHRVSEVRKDIARISTLLREKRSAG; encoded by the coding sequence ATGACCAAGATCGCCGATCTTCGCTCGCAGACGCCGGACCAGCTGGGTGAACAGCTGCTCTCGCTGAAGAAAGAGCAATTCAACCTGCGCTTCCAGGCCGCCACCGGCCAGATGGAAAAGACCCACCGGGTCTCGGAAGTGCGCAAGGACATCGCCCGCATCTCCACGCTGCTGCGTGAGAAGCGCAGCGCCGGTTAA
- the rpsQ gene encoding 30S ribosomal protein S17 — translation MPKRILEGVVVSDKGDKTVVVKVERTLLHPVLKKTFRLSKKYHAHDEANAFKVGDVARIVECAPKSKLKTWEVLSKDVPASAS, via the coding sequence ATGCCGAAACGAATTCTCGAAGGCGTGGTCGTCTCCGACAAGGGCGACAAGACGGTCGTGGTCAAGGTCGAGCGGACCCTGCTGCACCCGGTCCTGAAGAAGACCTTCCGCCTGTCCAAGAAGTACCACGCTCACGATGAGGCCAATGCCTTCAAGGTGGGCGACGTCGCCCGCATCGTGGAATGTGCCCCGAAGTCCAAGCTGAAGACCTGGGAGGTCCTGTCCAAGGACGTCCCGGCCTCGGCCTCGTAA
- the rplN gene encoding 50S ribosomal protein L14, with amino-acid sequence MIQMQTNLEVADNSGARRVMCIKVLGGSKRRYASVGDTIVASVKEAIPRGRVKKGDVVRAIVVRTAKDIQRRDGSVIRFDKSAAVIVNKQNEPVGTRIFGPVPRELRAKNHMKIISLAPEVL; translated from the coding sequence ATGATCCAGATGCAAACTAACCTGGAGGTGGCCGACAATTCGGGCGCTCGCCGGGTCATGTGCATCAAGGTGTTGGGCGGCTCTAAGCGCCGCTACGCCTCGGTGGGCGACACGATCGTCGCGTCGGTTAAAGAAGCCATCCCGCGTGGTCGCGTGAAGAAGGGCGATGTCGTTCGCGCCATCGTCGTGCGTACCGCGAAGGACATCCAGCGCAGGGACGGGTCGGTGATCCGTTTCGACAAGTCGGCTGCGGTGATCGTCAACAAGCAGAACGAGCCGGTCGGCACGCGGATTTTTGGCCCGGTTCCTCGCGAACTGCGCGCCAAGAACCACATGAAGATCATCTCTCTGGCTCCGGAGGTCCTGTAA
- the rplX gene encoding 50S ribosomal protein L24 produces the protein MAAKIKTGDNVVVLTGKDKGRTGKVTKVLPATNRVMVEGINMVQRHTRPTQADPQGGIKNKEASLHLSNVAIADANGKPARVGFREEDGKKVRFAKTTGDVI, from the coding sequence ATGGCCGCCAAGATCAAAACCGGCGACAACGTCGTGGTCCTGACCGGCAAGGACAAGGGCCGCACCGGCAAGGTGACCAAGGTCCTGCCGGCGACCAATCGCGTCATGGTGGAGGGCATCAATATGGTTCAGCGCCATACCCGCCCCACCCAGGCCGACCCTCAGGGCGGTATCAAGAACAAGGAAGCGTCGCTTCACCTGTCGAACGTCGCCATCGCCGACGCCAACGGCAAGCCGGCCCGTGTCGGCTTCCGTGAGGAAGACGGCAAGAAGGTGCGCTTCGCCAAGACGACGGGAGACGTCATCTGA
- the rplE gene encoding 50S ribosomal protein L5, with protein sequence MADTKYTPRLKDEYQARIRAVLIEKFGYTNPMQVPKLDKIVLNMGIGEAVADSKKANAALKDLTAIAGQKAVPTRARNSIAGFKLREGMIIGGKVTLRGDRMYEFLDRFITIALPRVKDFRGLKGTSFDGRGNYATGLKEHIVFPEINYDEIDQMWGMDIIVCTTAKTDDEARALLTEFKFPFVKN encoded by the coding sequence ATGGCTGACACCAAATACACTCCGCGTCTGAAGGACGAGTATCAGGCCCGCATCCGCGCCGTTCTGATCGAGAAGTTCGGCTATACCAACCCGATGCAAGTGCCCAAGCTGGACAAGATCGTCCTGAACATGGGCATCGGCGAAGCGGTGGCCGACTCCAAGAAGGCCAATGCGGCTCTCAAGGACCTGACGGCGATTGCCGGCCAGAAGGCCGTGCCGACCCGGGCCCGTAACTCGATCGCCGGCTTCAAGCTGCGTGAAGGCATGATCATCGGCGGCAAGGTTACGCTGCGGGGCGATCGGATGTACGAGTTCCTGGACCGTTTCATCACCATCGCCCTTCCGCGGGTGAAGGACTTCCGGGGCCTGAAAGGCACCTCGTTCGATGGTCGCGGCAACTATGCGACGGGTCTGAAGGAGCACATCGTGTTCCCGGAGATCAACTACGACGAGATCGATCAGATGTGGGGCATGGACATCATCGTCTGCACCACGGCCAAGACCGATGACGAGGCGCGCGCGCTTCTCACCGAGTTCAAATTCCCGTTCGTGAAGAACTGA
- the rpsN gene encoding 30S ribosomal protein S14: MAKKSAVNRNEKVKALVAKYADKRAALKAIATNEALPLEERFEARLKLAELPRNSAAVRIRNRCEVTGRPRGYYRKLKMSRIALRELGNLGQIPGLTKSSW; encoded by the coding sequence ATGGCTAAGAAAAGCGCCGTAAACCGCAATGAGAAGGTGAAAGCCCTCGTCGCGAAGTACGCCGACAAGCGGGCCGCCCTGAAGGCGATCGCCACCAATGAGGCCCTGCCGCTGGAGGAGCGCTTCGAAGCGCGCCTGAAGCTGGCTGAGCTGCCGCGCAACTCGGCTGCGGTCCGTATCCGCAACCGTTGCGAGGTGACGGGTCGTCCGCGCGGTTATTATCGCAAGCTCAAGATGAGCCGGATCGCGCTGCGCGAGCTGGGCAACCTGGGGCAGATCCCCGGCCTGACGAAGTCGAGCTGGTAA
- the rpsH gene encoding 30S ribosomal protein S8, which produces MMINDPLSDMIARIKNAATRKRSKVLTPASRLRQRVLDVLQDEGYIRGYSLVQSPGEFPQFEIELKYFDGQPVIAEIARVSKPGRRVYSAITDLKPIKNGLGISILSTSKGVMSDAAARDANVGGEVLCRVY; this is translated from the coding sequence ATGATGATCAACGACCCCCTGAGCGACATGATCGCTCGCATCAAGAACGCGGCGACCCGCAAGCGTTCCAAGGTGCTGACCCCGGCCTCGCGTCTGCGCCAGCGCGTCCTCGACGTGCTGCAGGACGAAGGCTACATCCGCGGCTATTCGCTGGTTCAGAGCCCCGGCGAGTTTCCGCAGTTCGAGATCGAGCTGAAGTACTTCGACGGTCAGCCGGTCATTGCCGAGATCGCTCGCGTGTCCAAGCCGGGCCGCCGCGTCTATTCGGCCATCACCGACCTGAAGCCGATCAAGAACGGCCTGGGCATCTCGATCCTCTCGACGTCCAAGGGCGTGATGTCCGACGCCGCCGCCCGTGACGCCAATGTTGGCGGCGAAGTCCTCTGCAGGGTCTATTAA